The bacterium genome has a segment encoding these proteins:
- the selB gene encoding selenocysteine-specific translation elongation factor translates to MSRAGRQAAGHHEITPPRGAPRAGVIGTAGHIDHGKSALVRALTGIDPDRLEEERRRGMTIDLGFAHLDLPGGRRVGVVDVPGHERLVKNMLAGAAGLDLVLLVVAADEGVMPQTREHLDILRFLHVRRGIVVLNKMDLAPDPEWLALVEDDLRALVAGTFLEGAPVLRVSARTGAGLADLVAAIGRALGEAPARDLAAPARLPVDRSFTMEGFGTVVTGTLWSGRIDAGDLLELLPGRREVRVRGLQSHGAVVGEAAAGQRVALNLAGVGKDDVRRGDVLASPGTIAPARVLDARIRLLRGAPPLRDRGRVRVYIAADEVIGRVRLADRDQLEPGESAAAQILLERPAVALRGDPFVLRRYSPMTTIGGGEVIAAPAPLRRRGPAAAAEIAALETSGLDVRLTGAIRAAGTAGTSVDSLAPLLGETRDRVAVEAEAVAAAGQIIAVRGRLFAASVAAGVREAVLRALAAGHAEAPWRIGLPRDELKARAFAGGDDRLYGHVFDALAAAGDVELAGGYVRARGFVPQRGAADGAAAREIERAYRDGRYAPPDRADVLARAADRGAAERMFAALLDEAVLIDAGGGVVFHRDVLADVEARVRAHLEREGEITVASLRDLLGSSRKFTLALLEYFDARRVTRRVGDKRVLIRTAPASDASPA, encoded by the coding sequence ATGAGCCGCGCCGGCCGGCAGGCGGCCGGCCATCATGAAATCACACCGCCGCGGGGCGCTCCCCGAGCCGGGGTCATCGGTACCGCGGGGCACATCGATCACGGCAAGAGCGCCCTCGTCCGCGCGCTCACCGGCATCGACCCCGACCGTCTGGAAGAAGAGAGGCGCCGCGGCATGACGATCGACCTCGGCTTCGCCCATCTCGACCTCCCGGGCGGCCGCCGCGTCGGCGTCGTGGACGTCCCGGGACACGAGCGTCTCGTGAAGAACATGCTCGCCGGCGCGGCCGGGCTCGACCTCGTCCTGCTCGTCGTCGCCGCCGACGAGGGCGTGATGCCCCAGACGCGGGAGCACCTCGACATCCTGCGCTTCCTGCACGTCAGGCGCGGCATCGTCGTGCTGAACAAGATGGACCTCGCGCCGGATCCGGAGTGGCTCGCGCTCGTCGAGGACGACCTGCGTGCGCTGGTCGCCGGGACGTTTCTCGAGGGCGCGCCGGTCCTCCGGGTCTCCGCGCGCACGGGCGCCGGCCTGGCGGATCTCGTCGCCGCGATCGGCCGCGCGCTCGGAGAGGCGCCGGCCCGCGACCTCGCCGCCCCGGCCCGCCTGCCCGTCGACCGCAGCTTCACGATGGAAGGCTTCGGCACCGTGGTCACCGGCACGCTGTGGAGCGGGCGCATCGACGCCGGCGATCTGCTGGAACTGTTGCCGGGCCGGCGGGAGGTCCGCGTGCGCGGGCTGCAGAGCCACGGCGCCGTGGTCGGCGAGGCCGCCGCGGGCCAGCGGGTCGCGCTGAACCTCGCCGGCGTCGGCAAGGACGACGTGCGGCGGGGCGACGTGCTCGCATCCCCGGGCACGATCGCGCCGGCGCGCGTGCTCGACGCGCGCATCCGGCTGCTCCGCGGCGCGCCGCCCCTCCGGGACCGCGGACGCGTGCGGGTGTACATTGCCGCGGACGAGGTCATCGGGCGGGTGCGGCTCGCGGACCGAGACCAACTCGAACCCGGCGAGTCGGCGGCCGCGCAGATCCTCTTGGAGCGGCCGGCCGTCGCGCTGCGGGGCGATCCGTTCGTCTTGCGCCGCTACTCGCCGATGACGACGATCGGCGGCGGGGAAGTGATCGCCGCGCCCGCGCCGCTGCGCCGCCGCGGGCCCGCCGCCGCCGCGGAGATCGCGGCGCTCGAAACCTCCGGGCTCGACGTGCGGCTGACGGGCGCGATCCGCGCGGCCGGGACGGCCGGGACGTCCGTGGACTCGCTTGCGCCGCTGCTCGGCGAGACCCGCGACCGCGTCGCCGTCGAGGCCGAGGCGGTCGCCGCCGCCGGACAGATCATCGCCGTTCGAGGGCGGCTGTTCGCCGCGTCCGTAGCCGCCGGTGTGCGGGAGGCGGTGCTCCGGGCGCTGGCCGCGGGCCACGCGGAGGCGCCGTGGCGTATCGGGCTGCCGCGGGACGAGCTCAAAGCACGGGCGTTTGCCGGCGGGGACGACCGCCTGTACGGGCACGTTTTCGACGCGCTGGCCGCGGCGGGTGACGTGGAACTCGCCGGGGGGTACGTGCGGGCGCGCGGGTTCGTCCCCCAGCGCGGCGCCGCGGACGGGGCCGCCGCGCGTGAGATCGAGCGGGCGTACCGCGACGGGCGCTATGCCCCGCCGGACCGCGCGGACGTGCTGGCCCGCGCCGCGGATCGCGGCGCCGCGGAGCGGATGTTCGCCGCGCTGCTGGATGAGGCCGTCCTCATCGACGCCGGCGGCGGGGTGGTGTTCCACCGCGACGTTCTCGCCGACGTGGAGGCGCGCGTTCGGGCGCATCTCGAACGGGAGGGAGAGATCACCGTCGCGTCGCTTCGCGACCTCCTCGGAAGCAGCCGGAAGTTCACCTTGGCGCTGTTGGAGTACTTCGACGCACGGCGTGTGACGCGCCGGGTCGGCGACAAGCGCGTGCTGATTCGGACGGCGCCGGCGTCGGACGCGAGCCCGGCGTAA
- a CDS encoding DUF3048 domain-containing protein produces MTPPSAKARPRFTSILAALTLAAVLGLSACAVRPTSRAPHPYPTVIPTVVDSPLDGRPVPRGAAPQRPLAIIVENHPEARPQWGLSRAARVYESLTEGPITRYLALFGPQDVDRVGPVRSIRTQFLNYVMETGAALAHVGGNEDALDLIPELHVTNLDEFRFPGAYRRIPRPGIAYEHTMFTSTAALRDVADEHGWGEWAAVAHPAWKDDAPLSQRPAAQAVTINFSDPLYRVRWLYRRDTNDYVRELAGRPDVDAGTGTVLRAATVSIMVVPRVEGRTHIHEDTWTYDDVGSGPAWVVEDGVVTPATWHKPSRGARLFFTDRGGAEIAMDRGPQWIEIVPPTVTPVFE; encoded by the coding sequence GTGACCCCCCCCTCGGCGAAAGCGCGTCCGCGATTCACGTCGATTCTCGCAGCGCTGACACTCGCGGCCGTCCTCGGCCTCAGCGCCTGCGCGGTGCGCCCAACGTCCCGAGCGCCTCACCCGTACCCCACCGTGATCCCCACAGTTGTCGACAGCCCGCTCGACGGACGGCCCGTGCCGCGGGGGGCGGCGCCGCAACGGCCTCTCGCGATCATCGTCGAGAACCATCCGGAGGCCCGGCCGCAGTGGGGCCTGTCGCGCGCGGCGCGCGTCTACGAATCCCTGACGGAAGGCCCCATCACCCGGTACCTCGCGCTGTTCGGCCCGCAGGACGTCGACCGAGTGGGTCCGGTCCGGTCGATCCGCACGCAGTTTCTCAACTATGTCATGGAGACCGGCGCGGCGCTCGCGCACGTCGGCGGGAACGAGGACGCCCTCGATCTGATCCCGGAACTGCACGTGACCAACCTCGACGAGTTCCGCTTCCCGGGGGCGTACCGGCGCATTCCGCGCCCCGGCATCGCGTACGAGCACACGATGTTCACCTCGACCGCGGCGCTTCGCGACGTGGCGGACGAGCACGGCTGGGGCGAATGGGCCGCGGTTGCACATCCGGCCTGGAAGGACGACGCGCCCCTGTCTCAGCGCCCGGCCGCGCAGGCCGTCACGATCAACTTCTCGGATCCGCTCTACCGCGTGCGCTGGCTCTACCGCCGGGACACCAACGACTACGTGCGCGAGCTGGCGGGCAGGCCCGACGTCGACGCCGGCACCGGCACGGTGCTGCGCGCCGCCACGGTCTCGATCATGGTCGTCCCGCGCGTCGAGGGACGGACGCATATCCACGAAGACACGTGGACCTACGACGACGTCGGCTCCGGCCCGGCCTGGGTGGTCGAAGACGGCGTGGTCACGCCCGCGACCTGGCACAAGCCCTCCCGCGGCGCGCGGCTCTTCTTCACCGACCGCGGCGGCGCGGAGATCGCGATGGACCGCGGCCCGCAGTGGATCGAGATCGTTCCGCCTACGGTGACGCCGGTTTTCGAGTAG